One genomic window of Nitrosomonas sp. Is35 includes the following:
- the rbfA gene encoding 30S ribosome-binding factor RbfA, with amino-acid sequence MPRDFSRTLRVADQIQRELADLVQNEIKDPRVRLITITAVEVTRDYSNAKVFYTTLCNTEENVLVEKGLEHAKGFLRTHLAHRMKLRITPQLHFVFDASVERGVRLSKLIDDAIAQDKATHHLDPDPEQTG; translated from the coding sequence ATGCCCAGAGATTTTTCCCGTACCCTGCGCGTTGCCGACCAAATACAGCGGGAATTAGCGGATTTGGTACAAAATGAAATCAAAGATCCCCGTGTACGGCTAATCACGATCACGGCCGTCGAAGTGACTCGCGATTATAGTAATGCCAAAGTCTTTTACACCACGTTATGCAATACAGAAGAAAATGTGCTGGTGGAAAAAGGTTTGGAACATGCCAAGGGTTTTTTGCGTACCCATCTCGCCCATCGGATGAAATTAAGAATCACACCGCAACTCCACTTTGTTTTTGATGCATCGGTCGAACGCGGCGTGCGTCTATCCAAATTAATCGACGACGCCATCGCGCAAGATAAGGCAACACACCATCTCGATCCGGATCCGGAGCAAACCGGCTGA
- the infB gene encoding translation initiation factor IF-2 codes for MAQMSVEQFANELGLLPAVLLEQLKAAGVKKTLAEDSLTEQDKAQLLDYLRKTHGTTETRSKVTLTRRQTSEIRKSDSTGRARTIQVEVRKRRVLTKPGMPDEVETPPEAAKPIEAVSPPSKEPVSIIDAEQLALRNEEARKQAELMARQAEEIKQKRERKKAESGNKTLTEPEKATETEAAQTAIKPGPATPAEAEISSPSTIAKKTETEQSADGTQAASTDGTLHKPAVKPEEKVEKKKKQAKQQVVWKDETTKKRGVKTRGDLTNGQQGWRTRRDKHSKPAHAEEQNMHAFSAPTEPIVREIMVPETISVGALAQKMSVKAADVIKVLMKMGSMVTINQMLDQDTAMIVVEEMGHIAKYAEIDNPENFLADHESSTGEAELFPRAPVVTVMGHVDHGKTSLLDYIRRTRVAGGEAGGITQHIGAYHVETDHGMITFLDTPGHEAFTAMRARGTKITDIVILVVAADDGVMPQTIEAVHHAKAAKIPIIVAVNKIDKPEANPERIRHELVTHEVVPEDWGGDTMFVEVSAKTGQGIDSLLESILLQAEVLELKAPVKTAAKGVVIESRLDKGRGPVATILVQSGTLNRGDVILAGAVFGKVRGMNDENGKAIKQAGTSIPVEIQGLSEVPEAGETVLVLDDERKAREIALFRQGKYRDVKLAKQQAAKLENVFDQQEDVKILSLIIKADVQGSCEALAYALQKISTDEVKVNIIHSGVGAIIESDVNLSLASKAVIIGFNVRADASARKLIGSSGVDVRYYNIIYEAVDEIKAALSGMMSPDRKESIIGLVDIREIYRIPKVGVVAGCYVLDGIVKRSSLVRVLRDGLVIHSCELDSLKRFKDDAKEVREGFECGLSLKNFNDIQVGDQLEIYEIVETARSL; via the coding sequence ATGGCTCAAATGAGTGTGGAACAATTTGCTAATGAACTGGGTTTGTTACCGGCAGTCCTGCTGGAACAACTTAAAGCTGCCGGCGTAAAAAAAACGCTGGCGGAAGACAGTTTAACCGAGCAAGATAAAGCGCAGTTACTTGATTATCTAAGAAAAACTCATGGCACCACTGAGACCCGCAGCAAAGTCACGTTAACACGCCGCCAAACTTCCGAAATACGTAAATCTGACAGCACAGGCAGGGCACGGACGATTCAAGTGGAAGTCAGAAAAAGACGCGTACTGACAAAACCGGGCATGCCGGACGAAGTTGAAACTCCCCCAGAGGCCGCTAAGCCCATTGAGGCCGTCAGTCCGCCGAGCAAAGAACCTGTCTCCATCATCGATGCGGAACAACTGGCTCTGCGCAACGAAGAAGCGCGCAAGCAAGCGGAATTGATGGCGCGTCAGGCTGAAGAGATTAAACAGAAAAGAGAGCGCAAGAAAGCCGAGTCTGGCAATAAAACCTTAACAGAACCGGAAAAAGCCACTGAGACTGAAGCAGCCCAAACAGCAATCAAACCGGGACCGGCAACACCCGCAGAAGCAGAAATCAGCAGTCCGTCAACCATCGCCAAGAAAACCGAGACCGAACAATCTGCAGATGGCACTCAGGCCGCTTCGACCGACGGAACGCTGCACAAACCGGCGGTAAAACCGGAAGAAAAAGTCGAGAAAAAGAAGAAACAAGCCAAGCAGCAAGTGGTCTGGAAAGATGAAACCACTAAAAAACGCGGTGTCAAAACCCGCGGCGATCTCACCAACGGTCAACAAGGCTGGCGCACACGCAGAGATAAACATAGCAAACCGGCGCATGCCGAAGAGCAGAATATGCACGCCTTTTCCGCACCGACAGAACCGATCGTGCGCGAAATCATGGTTCCCGAAACCATTTCTGTAGGCGCTCTTGCACAAAAAATGTCGGTAAAAGCCGCCGACGTCATCAAAGTATTGATGAAGATGGGCAGCATGGTGACCATCAATCAAATGCTGGATCAGGATACGGCCATGATTGTCGTCGAAGAAATGGGCCATATCGCCAAATATGCCGAGATTGATAATCCCGAGAATTTTCTTGCCGATCACGAATCCTCCACCGGTGAAGCTGAATTGTTTCCACGGGCGCCCGTGGTCACGGTCATGGGGCACGTCGATCACGGTAAAACTTCTTTATTGGACTATATCCGCCGCACCCGTGTCGCCGGTGGTGAAGCGGGCGGAATCACCCAGCACATCGGCGCTTATCATGTAGAAACCGATCACGGCATGATCACCTTTCTCGATACTCCGGGACATGAAGCCTTTACGGCCATGCGTGCACGCGGCACCAAGATCACGGATATCGTTATTCTCGTCGTCGCTGCGGACGATGGCGTTATGCCGCAAACCATCGAAGCCGTTCACCATGCCAAAGCAGCCAAGATCCCCATCATTGTAGCCGTCAATAAAATCGACAAACCCGAAGCCAATCCCGAACGGATCCGGCACGAACTGGTTACGCACGAAGTAGTCCCGGAAGATTGGGGCGGCGATACCATGTTCGTCGAGGTATCGGCCAAAACAGGTCAAGGCATTGATAGCCTGCTGGAAAGCATATTGCTGCAAGCCGAAGTGCTAGAACTGAAAGCTCCGGTCAAAACCGCTGCAAAAGGCGTTGTGATCGAATCACGGCTGGATAAAGGCCGCGGCCCGGTCGCAACCATTCTGGTGCAATCCGGAACGCTGAATCGCGGCGATGTGATATTGGCTGGCGCGGTTTTTGGCAAAGTGCGCGGCATGAACGACGAAAATGGTAAAGCGATTAAACAGGCGGGAACATCCATTCCGGTTGAAATTCAAGGATTATCCGAGGTGCCAGAAGCCGGTGAAACGGTGCTGGTACTCGATGACGAGCGGAAAGCACGGGAAATCGCACTGTTCCGGCAAGGTAAATACCGTGATGTGAAACTCGCCAAGCAGCAGGCCGCAAAACTTGAGAATGTTTTTGACCAGCAAGAAGATGTCAAAATCCTATCCTTGATCATCAAAGCCGATGTGCAAGGTTCTTGCGAAGCCTTGGCTTACGCGCTGCAAAAAATTTCAACGGACGAAGTCAAGGTCAATATCATCCACAGTGGCGTGGGCGCGATTATCGAGTCCGATGTCAACCTGTCATTGGCATCCAAAGCCGTCATTATTGGCTTTAATGTCCGCGCGGATGCAAGCGCGCGCAAATTGATCGGCTCCAGTGGCGTCGATGTGCGTTACTACAATATTATTTACGAAGCGGTTGATGAAATTAAAGCGGCACTTTCCGGCATGATGTCGCCTGATCGCAAGGAAAGCATCATCGGTCTCGTCGATATCCGTGAAATTTATCGCATTCCTAAAGTGGGTGTGGTTGCCGGATGTTATGTGCTCGATGGCATCGTTAAAAGAAGCTCACTCGTCAGAGTGTTACGCGATGGTCTGGTAATCCACAGCTGCGAACTCGATTCGCTGAAACGCTTCAAAGATGATGCCAAGGAAGTCCGGGAAGGGTTTGAATGCGGTTTATCGCTAAAAAATTTCAATGATATTCAGGTCGGCGACCAACTGGAAATTTATGAAATTGTCGAGACCGCACGGTCTCTGTAA
- the nusA gene encoding transcription termination factor NusA, whose product MSREILLLVDALAREKAVEKEIVFTALELALASATKKRFQEDIETRVSIDRTTGDHQSFRRWLVVEDGAVEDPARQISLSDAAETDADIQIGSFLEKPLEPIEFGRIGAQAAKQVIFQKIRDAEREQTLNDFLERGDYLITGTIKRMERGNAIIESGKIEAELPRDQMIPKENLRVGDRVRAYLHKVDRAARGPQLKLSRNSPEFLMKLFELEVPEIEEGLLEIKAAARDPGSRAKIAVKSNDQRVDPIGTCVGMRGSRVQAVISELAGERVDIVLWSDDPATFIINALAPAEISSIMVDEEKHSMDIVVDDDNLAQAIGRGGQNVRLASELTGWELNIMTVEESQAKHEQESSQICQLFMQKLDVDEEIAEILVQEGFVTLEEVAYVPLNEMLEIESLDEETVTEIRNRARNVLLTDAIANEEKVEHVAEDLLAIEGMDIDIVRELAAKGINTQADLADLAADDLVEMTGIDIERANQLIIKAREPWFT is encoded by the coding sequence ATGAGCCGCGAAATTTTACTGTTGGTTGATGCATTGGCACGCGAGAAAGCGGTGGAAAAAGAGATTGTTTTCACTGCGCTGGAGCTCGCATTGGCATCCGCTACGAAAAAACGATTTCAAGAGGATATCGAGACTCGGGTTTCTATTGACAGAACCACAGGAGATCACCAATCCTTCCGCCGCTGGCTGGTTGTTGAGGATGGCGCCGTGGAAGATCCTGCGCGCCAGATCTCCTTGAGTGATGCAGCAGAAACCGATGCGGACATTCAGATTGGCAGTTTTCTGGAAAAACCGCTAGAACCCATTGAGTTTGGGCGTATCGGCGCACAAGCCGCAAAACAAGTTATTTTCCAGAAAATACGCGACGCCGAACGTGAGCAAACATTGAATGATTTCCTGGAACGCGGAGATTACTTAATTACCGGCACGATTAAACGCATGGAGCGTGGCAATGCCATTATCGAGTCCGGAAAGATCGAAGCGGAGCTCCCTCGCGACCAGATGATACCGAAGGAAAACTTGCGTGTCGGTGACCGGGTCCGGGCTTATCTGCATAAAGTGGATCGCGCTGCCAGAGGGCCGCAATTAAAGCTCTCGCGTAACTCCCCTGAATTTCTGATGAAATTGTTTGAATTGGAAGTGCCGGAGATTGAAGAAGGTCTGCTGGAAATCAAAGCGGCCGCCCGTGATCCCGGATCACGCGCCAAGATTGCCGTCAAATCGAACGATCAGCGTGTCGACCCGATCGGTACTTGCGTCGGCATGCGCGGCTCCAGAGTTCAAGCGGTCATCAGTGAACTGGCTGGCGAACGCGTTGATATCGTGCTGTGGTCGGACGATCCCGCGACTTTTATCATCAATGCACTGGCGCCCGCGGAAATTAGCAGCATCATGGTCGATGAAGAAAAGCACAGCATGGACATCGTGGTCGATGATGATAATCTGGCGCAGGCCATCGGCCGCGGCGGACAGAATGTGCGCTTAGCTTCCGAGTTGACCGGCTGGGAACTTAACATCATGACGGTGGAAGAATCCCAAGCCAAACATGAGCAAGAATCATCGCAAATCTGCCAGCTCTTCATGCAGAAACTCGATGTCGACGAAGAAATCGCGGAAATTCTTGTGCAGGAAGGCTTTGTTACGCTGGAAGAAGTAGCTTACGTGCCATTGAATGAGATGCTGGAAATCGAATCGTTGGATGAAGAAACCGTCACCGAGATCCGCAATCGTGCGCGTAACGTGCTGCTCACGGATGCCATCGCAAATGAAGAAAAAGTTGAGCATGTCGCGGAAGATTTGCTTGCCATAGAAGGTATGGATATTGATATCGTGCGCGAGCTGGCGGCAAAAGGTATTAATACACAAGCCGATTTAGCCGATCTGGCTGCCGATGATCTGGTTGAGATGACCGGTATTGATATTGAACGTGCAAATCAATTAATTATCAAAGCACGTGAACCATGGTTTACTTGA
- the rimP gene encoding ribosome maturation factor RimP yields the protein MVLEELLESTLQGMGYELVEVERLAHNKLLRIFVDKEGGINIDDCVAISNHLSRLFAVENIDYGRLEVSSPGLDRPLRKEADFIRFKGETVKLKLRIPIQGQRNFVGVLREINNGIIKLESEGKLFDLELSNLGKARLVPKL from the coding sequence ATGGTATTAGAGGAATTATTAGAATCGACTCTGCAAGGAATGGGCTACGAGTTGGTTGAAGTGGAACGGCTAGCACACAACAAATTATTAAGAATATTTGTCGATAAAGAGGGCGGTATTAACATTGATGATTGTGTAGCAATCAGCAATCATCTCAGCCGGTTGTTTGCAGTTGAAAACATCGATTATGGCCGCTTGGAAGTGTCATCGCCCGGATTAGACAGGCCGTTGCGGAAAGAAGCGGATTTTATCCGTTTCAAAGGAGAAACGGTCAAACTAAAGCTGCGTATCCCGATTCAGGGGCAACGGAATTTTGTGGGAGTTTTGCGGGAAATAAATAATGGCATAATAAAACTGGAAAGCGAAGGAAAATTGTTTGATCTTGAATTGAGTAACCTTGGAAAAGCGCGTTTGGTTCCAAAATTGTAG
- the acs gene encoding acetate--CoA ligase, protein MSTIESVLNETRIFPPSDEFSSQANVSSFQAYQALCAEAEQDYQHFWAKRAEERILWHKPFTQVLDDRNAPFYKWFADGELNVSYNCLDRHLATQADKVAIIFESDDGEVIRSTYRDLHQRVCQLANALKARDIKKGDRVVIYMPMRIEAVVAMQACARIGAIHSVVFGGFSAKSLHERIHDAGAVAVITADEQVRGGKHHPLKATVDEAMRMNDITSVQLIVVYQRTGGDIPFNPPRDVWWHEITQNAGSECEPEWVDAEHPLFTLYTSGSTGKPKGVQHSSAGYLLGAIVSMQWIFDYKPTDIFWCTADVGWITGHSYVTYGPLAMGATQVIFEGIPTYPHAGRFWEIIQKHKVTTFYTAPTAIRSLIKLGGDLPAQYDLSSLRLLGSVGEPINPEAWIWFYEKVGRSRCPIVDTWWQTETGCHMIAPTPGAVALKPGSCTFPLPGIFAAIVDEAGHEVENGKGGFLVIKKPFPSQIRTLWGDPERFKKAYFPEDTGHGKYYLAGDSAYRDKDGYFWIMGRIDDVLNVSGHRLGTMEIESALVAHPLVAEAAVVGKPHEIKGEAVIAFVVLKGKYPHGEEVARITDTLRDWVAKEIGPIAKPDEIRFGENLPKTRSGKIMRRLLRTLAKGEEITQDISTLENPAILEQLKYPSK, encoded by the coding sequence ATGTCGACGATTGAATCAGTTTTAAATGAAACCCGTATTTTTCCGCCCTCTGATGAATTTTCTAGCCAGGCCAATGTATCCAGTTTTCAAGCCTATCAAGCTTTGTGTGCGGAAGCCGAGCAGGATTACCAGCATTTCTGGGCCAAACGGGCGGAAGAGCGGATTCTTTGGCACAAGCCTTTCACACAAGTACTGGATGATCGTAATGCGCCGTTTTACAAATGGTTCGCCGATGGTGAGTTAAACGTTTCATATAACTGCCTTGACCGGCATCTGGCTACCCAGGCGGATAAGGTCGCCATTATTTTTGAGTCCGACGACGGCGAGGTGATACGGTCGACCTACCGTGATCTCCATCAACGGGTTTGCCAGCTCGCCAATGCATTGAAAGCACGCGATATCAAGAAAGGTGACCGGGTTGTCATTTACATGCCGATGCGCATTGAAGCGGTGGTTGCCATGCAAGCCTGCGCCCGTATCGGCGCGATTCACTCCGTAGTATTCGGCGGTTTTTCCGCCAAAAGTTTGCACGAGCGCATTCACGATGCCGGTGCAGTAGCAGTCATTACCGCCGACGAGCAAGTGCGCGGCGGTAAGCATCACCCGCTTAAGGCGACCGTTGACGAAGCCATGCGCATGAATGACATAACATCGGTGCAATTGATTGTAGTGTATCAACGCACCGGCGGAGATATTCCGTTTAATCCGCCGCGCGATGTCTGGTGGCATGAGATTACCCAGAATGCCGGTAGCGAATGCGAACCGGAATGGGTTGATGCCGAGCATCCTTTGTTTACGCTGTATACCTCCGGATCGACCGGTAAGCCCAAGGGTGTGCAGCATTCCAGCGCGGGCTATTTGCTGGGCGCTATCGTTAGCATGCAATGGATTTTTGACTATAAACCGACGGATATTTTTTGGTGTACCGCCGATGTCGGCTGGATCACCGGTCATAGCTATGTCACGTACGGGCCGCTGGCCATGGGCGCGACGCAAGTGATTTTCGAAGGAATTCCCACCTATCCGCACGCCGGACGTTTTTGGGAAATCATCCAGAAGCATAAAGTGACAACCTTTTATACCGCGCCCACGGCCATCCGCTCGCTGATCAAATTGGGCGGTGATCTGCCTGCGCAATACGATCTTTCGTCGTTGCGGTTATTGGGTTCAGTCGGGGAGCCGATCAATCCAGAAGCCTGGATATGGTTTTATGAAAAAGTAGGGCGGTCGCGTTGTCCCATTGTCGATACCTGGTGGCAGACGGAAACCGGCTGTCATATGATCGCACCCACACCGGGTGCGGTCGCACTTAAGCCCGGTTCCTGCACGTTTCCGTTGCCGGGAATTTTCGCGGCGATTGTCGATGAAGCCGGTCACGAGGTCGAAAACGGTAAGGGCGGTTTTCTGGTGATTAAAAAACCTTTTCCTTCGCAAATCCGCACACTGTGGGGTGATCCGGAGCGTTTCAAAAAGGCCTATTTTCCTGAAGATACCGGTCATGGGAAATATTATCTGGCGGGCGATTCCGCTTACCGCGATAAGGATGGCTATTTCTGGATCATGGGGCGTATCGATGATGTGTTGAACGTTTCCGGGCATCGCTTGGGCACGATGGAAATTGAATCGGCTTTGGTCGCCCATCCTTTGGTGGCGGAAGCGGCGGTGGTTGGCAAGCCGCATGAAATCAAAGGCGAAGCGGTGATTGCGTTTGTCGTATTGAAAGGCAAATATCCGCACGGCGAAGAAGTGGCACGGATTACGGATACTTTGCGTGACTGGGTGGCGAAGGAGATCGGCCCGATTGCCAAGCCCGACGAGATCCGTTTCGGAGAAAATCTGCCCAAGACCCGATCGGGAAAAATCATGCGCCGGTTATTGCGCACGCTCGCCAAAGGCGAGGAAATCACGCAGGATATTTCCACGCTGGAAAACCCCGCGATTCTTGAACAATTGAAATATCCGTCCAAATAA
- a CDS encoding MBL fold metallo-hydrolase, whose translation MSLPLVIDYEHGISAIDAQFHRPKRAAIHLIVEKGAAALVDTGTSFSIPGVVASFEHKNIAVEDVAYVILTHIHLDHAGGASECMRLFPNAKLVVHPRGASHMANPARLVAGAMGVYGEAEFKRVYGEIYPIDAARIIEAPDECRIDLNGRSLLFLDTPGHARHHNCIFDERSQSFFTGDTFGVSYREFDVNGLEFVFPTTSPVQFDPAAAHASIDRIMRYQPRHAYLTHYSQIGNLSRHAQSLHELLDAHVDIAQRAKNDEDRQAVISKALREILLQRLAQQGCRLPLDAIDELLRSDIRLNAQGLIHWLDQPAERFKQL comes from the coding sequence ATGTCATTACCGCTAGTTATAGATTATGAACATGGCATCAGTGCCATTGATGCACAGTTTCACCGCCCCAAACGCGCGGCGATTCACTTGATTGTCGAAAAAGGCGCGGCCGCGCTGGTGGATACCGGCACCTCGTTTTCCATTCCCGGTGTCGTCGCGTCGTTCGAACACAAGAACATCGCCGTTGAAGATGTCGCTTATGTGATATTGACGCATATCCATCTCGATCATGCCGGTGGCGCGAGCGAGTGTATGCGGCTTTTTCCCAATGCCAAACTGGTTGTGCATCCGCGCGGCGCGAGTCATATGGCGAATCCGGCTCGGCTGGTCGCCGGTGCCATGGGGGTTTATGGTGAGGCTGAATTCAAACGCGTGTACGGGGAGATCTATCCGATCGACGCCGCCCGGATTATTGAAGCACCGGATGAATGCCGCATCGATCTGAACGGCCGTTCATTACTGTTTCTCGATACGCCGGGACATGCGCGCCACCATAATTGCATCTTCGATGAGCGTAGCCAGTCTTTTTTCACCGGCGATACATTCGGTGTTTCGTACCGGGAATTCGACGTCAATGGTTTGGAATTTGTTTTTCCGACCACTTCGCCAGTGCAATTCGATCCTGCCGCAGCGCACGCTTCGATTGATCGCATTATGCGCTATCAGCCACGCCATGCTTATCTGACCCACTATAGCCAGATCGGCAATCTTTCGCGCCATGCGCAATCTCTGCATGAGTTACTCGATGCGCATGTCGACATTGCACAACGCGCAAAAAATGATGAAGACCGCCAGGCGGTGATTTCAAAAGCTTTACGGGAAATATTGCTGCAACGGCTAGCACAGCAGGGTTGCCGGTTGCCGCTGGATGCGATTGATGAGCTTCTGCGCTCGGACATCCGTCTGAATGCACAAGGATTGATTCATTGGCTCGATCAACCGGCGGAGCGTTTCAAGCAGCTCTGA
- a CDS encoding C4-dicarboxylate ABC transporter has translation MKTGHIFIISALVISGTFFGVLSMFDLPESATEWVISDIILGTILYVNYLVIAMAASSTKTKTHYSSKKVTA, from the coding sequence ATGAAAACAGGTCATATTTTTATTATTTCGGCATTGGTCATCAGCGGCACATTTTTTGGTGTTTTGTCGATGTTTGATTTACCGGAATCAGCAACCGAGTGGGTTATCTCCGACATCATCCTGGGTACGATTCTGTACGTAAACTATTTGGTCATCGCCATGGCAGCAAGTTCGACCAAAACCAAAACCCACTATTCGAGCAAAAAAGTTACCGCGTAA
- a CDS encoding alkene reductase (FMN-linked; catalyzes the formation of N-ethylsuccinimide from N-ethylmaleimide) produces the protein MNTLFSPLKLGALTVPNRIFMAPLTRCRAGDEHLPNALMAEYYAQRASAGLIIAEATMVIEGNSAFWKEPGIHSVQQITGWRLVTDAVHAAGGRIFLQLWHGGRACHPLLNRGAQPVAPSAIAIADEVRTPEGKKPYAVPRELRDDELPGIVAGFKQAAQNAKSAGFDGIEIHGANGYLLDEFLRDGSNKRGGPYGGSVENRARLTLGVLEAVSAVWGSERVGLRISPLSSYNSMIDSDPAGLSAWLANRLNDYHLAYLHVIRGDVYQQQSGDVMTPIRQYYKGVLIGNMGYSGDEASKDIAAGKVDAVAFGTSFLANPDLPARIKTGAALNPPNPATFYTWDAQGYTDYPALTTS, from the coding sequence ATGAATACGCTGTTTTCACCGCTCAAACTGGGCGCGCTGACGGTACCGAACCGCATTTTCATGGCGCCGCTAACGCGCTGTCGTGCTGGGGATGAGCATCTTCCGAATGCGCTGATGGCGGAGTATTACGCGCAACGGGCAAGCGCCGGTTTGATCATTGCCGAAGCGACGATGGTGATCGAGGGCAACTCGGCATTTTGGAAGGAGCCGGGCATTCATTCCGTGCAGCAGATTACCGGCTGGCGGCTGGTGACCGATGCGGTGCACGCCGCCGGCGGCAGAATTTTTCTGCAACTCTGGCATGGTGGCAGAGCCTGCCATCCATTGCTCAATCGCGGCGCGCAGCCGGTTGCGCCGAGTGCCATTGCCATCGCCGATGAAGTGCGCACGCCGGAAGGGAAAAAGCCGTATGCTGTGCCGCGCGAATTGCGTGATGACGAATTGCCCGGCATTGTTGCTGGATTCAAACAAGCTGCGCAGAATGCCAAAAGTGCAGGTTTTGACGGCATTGAGATTCATGGTGCGAATGGTTATCTATTGGATGAGTTTTTGCGCGATGGATCGAACAAGCGTGGCGGTCCTTACGGCGGATCGGTTGAAAATCGCGCGCGGTTGACCTTGGGAGTGCTCGAAGCGGTTAGCGCGGTATGGGGCAGCGAACGGGTCGGACTGCGTATTTCGCCGCTGAGCAGTTACAACAGCATGATCGACAGCGATCCGGCCGGGCTATCCGCCTGGCTCGCTAACCGCCTCAACGATTATCACCTGGCGTATTTACATGTGATACGGGGCGATGTCTATCAGCAGCAAAGCGGTGATGTGATGACGCCGATCCGCCAGTACTATAAAGGTGTGCTGATCGGTAATATGGGTTACAGCGGCGATGAAGCAAGTAAAGATATCGCCGCCGGAAAAGTCGATGCTGTGGCTTTTGGCACCAGCTTTCTGGCAAATCCCGACTTACCGGCGCGGATCAAAACCGGCGCAGCGCTCAATCCGCCCAATCCGGCTACGTTTTATACGTGGGACGCACAAGGCTATACCGATTACCCGGCATTAACCACTTCGTGA
- a CDS encoding lipocalin family protein yields the protein MRLLSLIFLCVVLSGCLSVPQNVAPVDGFELNKYLGKWYEIARLDHSFERGLDNVTAEYSLRDDGGVRVINKGFSTAENKWKEAEGKAYFVSDPQEGYLKVSFFGPFYGAYIVFELDKEDYQYTFVTSYDKSYLWLLARTPTVSDEVLNRFIQKAGELGFATDKLIFPKQD from the coding sequence ATGCGACTGCTATCCCTTATTTTTCTCTGCGTTGTCCTCAGCGGATGCTTGTCGGTTCCGCAGAATGTTGCGCCGGTTGACGGCTTTGAGCTCAATAAATATCTGGGAAAATGGTACGAAATCGCCCGGCTCGACCATTCTTTTGAGCGCGGACTCGACAACGTGACGGCGGAATATTCCCTGCGCGACGATGGCGGCGTCAGAGTCATCAACAAGGGTTTCTCAACGGCAGAGAACAAGTGGAAAGAAGCCGAAGGCAAAGCGTATTTCGTCAGTGATCCGCAGGAAGGCTATCTGAAAGTTTCCTTCTTCGGCCCATTTTATGGCGCTTACATCGTGTTTGAACTGGACAAAGAAGACTATCAATACACCTTTGTCACCAGCTACGACAAATCGTACTTGTGGCTGCTGGCAAGAACACCCACAGTGAGCGATGAAGTGCTGAACCGTTTTATACAAAAAGCTGGCGAGCTCGGTTTTGCGACGGACAAACTGATTTTTCCAAAACAGGACTAA
- a CDS encoding DUF2905 domain-containing protein — protein sequence MQQFLITLGILLLVLGLLWPWLSQLPLGRLPGDIHIERENFSFHFPLMTGLVISVVLTLIMWWLRK from the coding sequence ATGCAACAATTTCTGATTACACTTGGAATCCTATTGCTGGTGCTCGGCCTACTATGGCCCTGGCTATCGCAGCTGCCGCTCGGCCGCCTGCCCGGCGATATCCACATCGAACGCGAGAATTTCAGCTTTCATTTTCCGCTGATGACAGGGTTAGTCATTTCTGTTGTGCTGACACTGATTATGTGGTGGTTGCGGAAGTGA